In the Desulforegula conservatrix Mb1Pa genome, one interval contains:
- a CDS encoding Mu transposase C-terminal domain-containing protein — MKSSYDAKEIAILLGRTRQGILARAAKENWPCEIQGVRGGNMKVFPYKCLPADIKDAMVKAESDRLLESLAPAPAIEEAEVEPAGAEIIVLHAPKVKLPSPRMPSMLAPYNKEGSEIHSLKGWQKDTATARLTFVKFLQNHPKSQRQGIIDLLVMQTQGTLPAYLSEIIASANNRSGSNGERGLSERTLKRWASDYAKYGYMGIVPESPNKEVAIPAWAAEFLTLYRKPSKPAINFVLELMAYTGCENIPSYDQARRFVKNFSRLDIERGRKSPKELRSQKGFVRRSNDGFMPMDIVQMDGHSFKAKVQHPFHGRPFIPEICLAVDNVTKMVIGWSVGLAESAQTVGDCVRHMVTLNDKKPYGGIPAILYTDNGAGNEGKEMTSDMTGLFERLGVLHKTGRPGNPQGRGGIESFNKNVINWARLLETFRGKGMSKDVERSVYLAMDKDVRAKGKSDITITWADFLDFMAQFQTWYNYYHHHSTLPKITDSGTGRKRHMTPAERWQQYLDQGWRPEMISEEEYISLKRPRIERKTNRAEINVGSNIYFDKRLEHYHGMLVIVEYDVHDPSKVWVYDHDERLIAIPEWNRNKKAFFPVSMHEQALEKRGIGRMKTALKKVDEIQAETGVRANDALPAPESSPEIEDMRAQLQTDMASDQALPKLETSIQSEEIPDDMFEKWEFWKHLDSEINAGKTFSERLTRFHEYYPSTADYRACRMMDEDAEKIMASGL, encoded by the coding sequence ATGAAGTCCAGCTATGACGCAAAGGAAATAGCCATTCTCTTGGGCCGCACACGTCAGGGTATTCTGGCAAGAGCTGCAAAAGAGAACTGGCCTTGCGAAATTCAGGGTGTTCGTGGCGGCAATATGAAGGTTTTTCCTTATAAATGCCTTCCAGCTGATATCAAAGACGCTATGGTAAAGGCCGAATCCGACCGCCTTCTTGAATCCCTGGCCCCAGCTCCAGCGATTGAAGAAGCTGAAGTCGAGCCTGCCGGAGCTGAAATCATCGTTCTTCATGCGCCAAAGGTAAAGCTGCCCTCACCCAGAATGCCATCCATGCTTGCTCCTTATAATAAGGAAGGCTCAGAGATTCACAGCCTCAAAGGCTGGCAGAAAGACACAGCTACAGCGCGTCTCACTTTTGTGAAGTTTCTCCAGAATCACCCAAAAAGTCAGCGCCAGGGAATTATTGATCTGCTTGTCATGCAGACACAAGGAACGCTTCCGGCTTATCTCTCAGAAATTATCGCTTCAGCCAATAACAGATCCGGCAGCAATGGCGAAAGAGGCCTGTCAGAACGCACCCTCAAACGCTGGGCCTCGGATTACGCCAAATACGGATACATGGGCATTGTGCCTGAATCCCCAAACAAGGAAGTGGCCATTCCAGCATGGGCAGCAGAATTTCTTACGCTTTACAGAAAACCTTCAAAGCCAGCGATCAATTTCGTTCTGGAGCTTATGGCTTACACAGGCTGCGAAAACATCCCCTCATATGATCAGGCTCGAAGGTTCGTGAAAAATTTCAGCAGACTGGACATTGAACGTGGCCGCAAGTCTCCAAAGGAACTCAGATCCCAGAAAGGCTTTGTCCGCAGAAGCAACGACGGCTTCATGCCCATGGATATCGTGCAGATGGACGGCCACAGCTTCAAGGCAAAGGTTCAGCATCCTTTTCACGGCAGGCCTTTTATTCCTGAAATCTGCCTCGCGGTGGACAACGTCACCAAGATGGTCATCGGGTGGAGCGTGGGTCTTGCGGAGTCTGCCCAGACAGTGGGCGATTGCGTAAGGCACATGGTCACGCTTAACGACAAGAAGCCCTACGGCGGAATTCCAGCGATCCTTTACACAGACAACGGAGCCGGAAACGAAGGCAAAGAAATGACCAGTGATATGACAGGTCTTTTCGAGCGCCTCGGTGTTCTTCACAAAACAGGCAGGCCCGGAAATCCCCAGGGACGCGGCGGAATCGAGTCCTTTAACAAAAATGTGATCAACTGGGCAAGGCTGCTTGAAACCTTTCGCGGCAAGGGCATGAGCAAGGATGTTGAACGCTCGGTTTATCTGGCCATGGACAAGGATGTCCGGGCAAAAGGCAAGAGCGACATCACCATAACTTGGGCTGATTTCCTTGATTTCATGGCCCAGTTTCAGACCTGGTACAATTATTACCATCATCATTCGACTCTTCCGAAAATAACGGATTCAGGGACAGGCAGAAAACGCCACATGACTCCGGCTGAAAGATGGCAGCAGTATCTTGACCAGGGCTGGCGTCCTGAGATGATTTCAGAAGAGGAATATATCTCACTGAAACGTCCACGGATCGAGCGGAAAACCAACAGGGCAGAAATCAATGTCGGCAGCAATATCTACTTCGACAAACGCCTCGAACATTACCACGGAATGCTGGTCATCGTTGAATATGACGTCCACGATCCTTCAAAAGTCTGGGTCTATGACCATGATGAACGGCTGATCGCGATTCCTGAATGGAACCGAAACAAAAAGGCCTTCTTCCCTGTTTCAATGCATGAGCAGGCACTTGAAAAGCGTGGAATCGGCAGAATGAAAACAGCCCTGAAAAAGGTGGATGAAATCCAGGCAGAAACAGGCGTGAGAGCAAATGATGCGCTTCCTGCCCCAGAATCCTCACCTGAAATTGAAGATATGAGGGCGCAGCTTCAGACAGATATGGCATCAGATCAAGCCCTGCCAAAACTTGAAACATCGATTCAGTCTGAGGAAATTCCTGATGATATGTTCGAAAAATGGGAATTCTGGAAGCATCTGGATTCAGAAATAAATGCAGGAAAAACATTTTCAGAAAGGCTCACAAGATTCCATGAATATTACCCGTCAACAGCGGATTACAGAGCTTGCCGGATGATGGATGAAGATGCCGAAAAGATCATGGCCAGCGGATTATAA
- a CDS encoding AAA family ATPase — MTQEMSQVKTTAPLRNVALCMKALERAMNSPDHLPRMVSFSGPSGMGKSMAASYAANKYRAYYVECKSSWTKRALLEAIMLQMGIPAIGPIYKLTEQISEQLALSGRPLIIDEMDHIVNRSAVEIVRDIYEGSKAPILLIGEEMMPQKLKKWERFHGRILEWAYTQPADMQDAKLLASFYCRKVKVKDDLLEAVTKAAKGSVRRICVNLSRIEEEAMGIGLSEIGLKEWGDRQLYTGEAPARRII, encoded by the coding sequence GTGACACAGGAAATGAGTCAAGTCAAGACCACTGCTCCGCTCAGGAACGTGGCCCTGTGCATGAAGGCGCTTGAGCGGGCCATGAACAGCCCTGATCACCTGCCGAGAATGGTTTCTTTTTCAGGGCCAAGCGGCATGGGCAAAAGCATGGCCGCGTCATACGCGGCCAACAAATACAGGGCCTATTATGTCGAATGCAAATCAAGCTGGACAAAAAGAGCGCTTCTTGAAGCCATTATGCTCCAGATGGGCATTCCCGCGATAGGGCCAATTTACAAACTTACAGAACAGATATCAGAGCAACTGGCTCTTTCAGGCAGGCCTCTCATCATAGACGAAATGGATCACATCGTTAACAGATCTGCGGTGGAAATCGTCCGGGATATTTATGAAGGCAGCAAGGCTCCGATTCTTCTGATCGGCGAGGAAATGATGCCCCAGAAGCTGAAAAAATGGGAGCGCTTCCACGGAAGAATTCTTGAATGGGCATACACCCAGCCAGCAGACATGCAGGACGCAAAGCTCCTGGCTTCATTCTACTGCCGCAAGGTCAAGGTTAAGGATGATCTGCTCGAAGCCGTGACTAAAGCAGCAAAAGGATCTGTCAGACGAATCTGCGTGAATCTTTCAAGGATAGAAGAAGAGGCCATGGGAATCGGGCTTTCAGAAATCGGCCTCAAGGAATGGGGAGACCGCCAGCTTTACACAGGTGAGGCTCCGGCAAGGAGGATCATATGA
- a CDS encoding S24 family peptidase, with protein MDSFNLENNDIDPSLSLNESSVNEFNACLERIREAVKAKSDADIAKSLEIKYQSIIAARRRGQIPPGWLFAIAAKFNISADWLYFGTGPKERGSTQPESQSNVITCADNTAIDIDNYCFIPMVEARLSGGHGEPVYSEGIKDYYAFRRRFINYIATSPKNLILMRVTGTSMEPEIKDGGTIMIDMGRKHPKTGAYFALGYGDSLSVKELELLPEGRVRIISKNRKDYPPHEADLKSIRIIGQVIWGDRMFPI; from the coding sequence ATGGATAGCTTTAATCTTGAAAATAATGACATTGACCCCTCTTTAAGCTTGAATGAATCAAGCGTAAACGAATTCAATGCCTGTTTGGAGAGAATACGTGAGGCTGTTAAAGCTAAAAGTGATGCTGATATAGCTAAAAGTTTAGAGATTAAATACCAATCAATAATAGCGGCAAGAAGGCGTGGGCAAATACCGCCGGGATGGCTTTTTGCAATAGCAGCCAAATTTAATATTTCTGCCGATTGGCTCTATTTCGGCACTGGCCCAAAAGAAAGAGGAAGCACGCAGCCTGAATCACAGTCCAACGTGATCACATGCGCCGACAATACAGCCATAGACATTGATAACTACTGCTTCATACCAATGGTGGAAGCCCGCTTGTCCGGCGGTCACGGCGAACCTGTATATTCGGAAGGGATCAAGGATTACTATGCGTTCAGAAGGCGTTTCATCAATTATATAGCGACCAGCCCTAAAAATCTGATACTGATGAGAGTGACAGGAACATCGATGGAGCCTGAAATAAAGGACGGCGGGACTATAATGATTGATATGGGCAGAAAGCATCCTAAAACCGGCGCATACTTCGCCCTGGGCTACGGAGATTCACTGTCAGTAAAGGAACTGGAGTTGCTGCCAGAAGGCCGTGTGCGTATAATAAGCAAAAACCGCAAAGATTATCCACCCCACGAAGCCGACCTGAAAAGCATCCGTATAATCGGTCAGGTAATCTGGGGCGACCGCATGTT
- a CDS encoding helix-turn-helix domain-containing protein — MNEVDAIGLLTQKATDLGQAEVAKRLGYSKATVSLVINDKYNGNLNSVLSKVKEVFGGLKVNCPVLGEIDLAECAENKRQPFSATNPLRVRLFKACKSCKETK, encoded by the coding sequence ATGAATGAAGTCGATGCAATTGGCCTGCTTACACAGAAAGCCACCGATCTTGGTCAGGCAGAAGTTGCCAAAAGGCTTGGATATTCGAAGGCGACGGTGAGCCTGGTGATTAACGACAAGTATAACGGGAATTTAAACTCGGTTTTATCAAAGGTTAAAGAGGTCTTCGGAGGCCTTAAGGTAAACTGCCCGGTGCTTGGAGAGATTGACCTTGCCGAATGCGCCGAAAACAAAAGACAACCATTTTCAGCAACCAATCCATTGAGGGTGAGACTTTTTAAAGCTTGCAAGAGCTGCAAGGAGACAAAATGA